In a genomic window of Thalassophryne amazonica chromosome 12, fThaAma1.1, whole genome shotgun sequence:
- the LOC117521648 gene encoding regulator of G-protein signaling 13-like encodes MPTLLTSPQSELEDTNITTDSKETGKVRGGKLKSRLQCRLSQSSNNNGLCFEEMSQWSHSLEQLLSSKNGLKIFQAFLKAEFSDENIEFWLVCEDYKKIKSSFRMSSRAKKIFKRYIQAEAPREINIDHRTREQIWRNIKAPSAVCFNEAQRIVYSLMERDSYPRFLKSEIYSTLLDSTSV; translated from the exons ATGCCTACTCTTCTGACATCACCCCAGAGTGAACTGGAGGACACCAATATTACCACTGACAGCAAGGAAACTGGAAAAGTCAG GGGAGGAAAGCTGAAGTCTCGACTGCAGTGTAGGTTGTCTCAATCTTCTAACAACAATGG GCTGTGCTTTGAGGAAATGTCCCAGTGGTCCCATTCTCTAGAACAGCTTCTGTCATCGAAAA ATGGCTTGAAGATCTTTCAGGCCTTTTTGAAGGCAGAGTTCAGTGAtgaaaacattgagttttggttgGTGTGTGAGGACTACAAAAAGATCAAATCCTCCTTCAGGATGTCCTCCAGGGCCAAAAAGATCTTCAAGCGCTACATTCAAGCTGAAGCTCCAAGAGAG ATTAACATTGATCACAGGACCAGAGAGCAGATCTGGAGGAACATTAAGGCTCCCAGCGCTGTGTGCTTCAATGAGGCCCAGAGGATTGTCTACAGCCTAATGGAGAGAGACTCTTATCCCCGTTTCCTCAAATCTGAAATCTATAGTACTCTGCTGGACTCCACGTCGGTGTGA